Proteins found in one Melospiza georgiana isolate bMelGeo1 chromosome 1, bMelGeo1.pri, whole genome shotgun sequence genomic segment:
- the CDK5 gene encoding cyclin-dependent kinase 5 has translation MQKYEKLEKIGEGTYGTVFKAKNRETHEIVALKRVRLDDDDEGVPSSALREICLLKELKHKNIVRLHDVLHSDKKLTLVFEFCDQDLKKYFDSCNGDLDPEIVKSFMYQLLKGLAFCHSRNVLHRDLKPQNLLINRNGELKLADFGLARAFGIPVRCYSAEVVTLWYRPPDVLFGAKLYSTSIDMWSAGCIFAELANAGRPLFPGNDVDDQLKRIFRLLGTPTEEQWPAMAKLPDYKPYPMYPATTSLVNVVPKLNATGRDLLQNLLKCNPVQRISAEEALQHPYFTDFCPP, from the exons ATGCAGAAATACGAGAAGCTGGAGAAGATTGGCGAAG GCACCTACGGGACCGTGTTCAAGGCCAAGAACCGGGAGACGCACGAGATCGTGGCGCTGAAGCGGGTGCGGCTGGACGACGATGATGAG GGGGTGCCCAGCTCGGCGCTGCGAGAGATCTGCCTGCTCAAGGAGCTCAAGCACAAGAACATTGTCAG GCTCCATGACGTTCTGCACAGCGACAAGAAGCTGACCCTGGTCTTTGAGTTTTGCGACCAG GACCTGAAGAAATACTTTGACAGCTGTAACGGGGACCTGGACCCCGAGATCGTCAAG TCCTTCATGTACCAGCTGCTGAAGGGGCTCGCCTTCTGCCACAGCCGCAACGTGCTGCACCGCGACCTGAAACCGCAGAATCTGCTCATCAACCGG AACGGGGAGCTCAAGCTGGCAGATTTCGGGCTGGCTCGGGCCTTCGGCATCCCTGTGCGCTGCTACTCGGCCGAG gtGGTCACTCTGTGGTACCGGCCCCCGGACGTTCTCTTCGGGGCCAAGCTCTACTCCACCTCCATCGACATGTGGTCAGCTGGGTGCATCTTTGCGG AGCTGGCCAACGCCGGGCGGCCCCTCTTCCCGGGCAACGACGTGGATGACCAGCTGAAGAGGATCTTCAG GCTGCTGGGGACCCCCACGGAGGAGCAGTGGCCGGCCATGGCCAAGCTGCCGGACTACAAG ccctACCCCATGTACCCAGCTACCACCTCCCTGGTCAACGTGGTGCCCAAGCTGAATGCCACCGGCCGGGacctgctgcag AACCTGCTCAAGTGCAATCCGGTGCAGCGCATCTCGGCGGAGGAGGCCCTGCAGCACCCCTACTTCACCGACTTCTGCCCCCCCTAG